A single window of Solea senegalensis isolate Sse05_10M unplaced genomic scaffold, IFAPA_SoseM_1 scf7180000013606, whole genome shotgun sequence DNA harbors:
- the LOC122760433 gene encoding calcium/calmodulin-dependent protein kinase II inhibitor 2-like, with protein sequence MSEVLPYNEGKMSGYGADSEVSQMSFSCGLQDTSAFFAASQAKRPPKLGQIGRAKRVVIEDDRIDEVLKGMTDKSSPGV encoded by the exons ATGTCCGAGGTGCTGCCATACAACGAGGGCAAAATGAGCGGCTACGGCGCGGACAGCGAGGTCAGCCAGATGTCCTTTAGCTGTGGACTGCAGGACACGAGCGCCTTCTTCGCTGCGTCGCAGGCGAAAAGACCCCCGAAGCTGGGACAGATCGGCAGAGCTAAGCGAG TGGTCATCGAGGACGACCGAATAGACGAGGTCCTGAAGGGGATGACGGACAAGTCTTCACCTGGCGTTTAA
- the LOC122760436 gene encoding dol-P-Man:Man(5)GlcNAc(2)-PP-Dol alpha-1,3-mannosyltransferase-like, whose product MAGGVRRKSPGSPSQLWGKLHSLWQDKHLVLFKTEYTFLVVSVLWFLEIAINVWVIQKVAYTEIDWKAYMDEVEGVINGTYDYTQLKGDTGPLVYPAGFVYIFTALYYITSHGTNIRLAQYIFAAFYVITLLFVFRIYYRTKKVPPYVFFFVCCASYRIHSIFVLRLFNDPVAMMLLFAAVNLFMDGYWTLGCGLYSLAVSVKMNVLLFAPGLLFLLLSEFGLIRTIPKLSLCAAIQVLLGLPFLLDNPVGYVSRAFDLGRQFIFKWTVNWRFLPEWLFLNRYFHLFLLAAHLLTLLLFAFRRWKRPGESIFELFKDPSKRKNPPQQSTVDQIVLILFTSNFVGMCFSRSLHYQFYVWYFHTLPYLLWSGGVKKLAHLLRVLILGLIELSWNTYPSTNGSSAALHVCHLIILLCLWLAPPLCSAPAEKQHVPVKDKRK is encoded by the exons ATGGCAGGAGGTGTCCGGAGAAAGTCCCCCGGCTCCCCTTCCCAACTGTGGGGGAAGCTTCACTCTCTGTGGCAGGACAAACATTTGGTCCTCTTCAAAACGGAATACACGTTTCTGGTCGTCTCAGTTCTATGGTTCCTGGAAATCGCGATCAATGTGTGGGTCATACAAAAAGTAGCAT ACACTGAAATAGATTGGAAAGCCTACATGGATGAAGTAGAAGGCGTCATCAATGGCACCTACGACTACACTCAGCTCAAAGGAGACACAGGTCCCTTGGT GTACCCGGCTGGCTTTGTCTACATCTTTACAGCTCTTTATTACATCACCAGCCACGGCACAAACATTCGTCTGGCTCAGTACATTTTTGCTGCATTCTACGTCATCACGCTGCTGTTCGTCTTCAGAATATACTACCGCACTAAGAAG GTTCCTCCCTACgtgttcttctttgtgtgttgtgCCTCCTATAGGATCCACTCCATCTTTGTGCTGCGTCTCTTTAATGACCCAGTGGCAatgatgctgctgtttgcaGCCGTCAACCTCTTCATGGATGGATACTGGACCCTGGGCTGTGGCCTCTACAG TTTAGCAGtgtctgtaaaaatgaacgTGCTTCTTTTTGCCCCTGGGCTACTTTTCCTCCTCCTATCTGAGTTTGGTCTTATCAGGACAATACCAAAActttctctgtgtgcagcaaTACAA GTTTTGCTGGGCCTGCCTTTCCTCTTGGATAATCCAGTTGGTTATGTAAGCCGGGCTTTTGATCTTGGCCGTCAGTTCATTTTTAAGTGGACTGTGAACTGGCGCTTCCTGCCAGAATGGCTCTTCTTGAATCGCTACTTTCACTTATTCCTGCTGGCTGCCCACCTGCTGACTCTTCTGCTCTTTGCTTTCCGCCGGTGGAAGAG GCCAGGAGAAAGCATCTTTGAGCTTTTCAAGGACCCAAGCAAGAGGAAAAACCCACCTCAGCAGAGCACAGTGGATC AGATAGTGCTGATTCTGTTCACTTCTAACTTCGTTGGCATGTGCTTCAGTCGTTCGCTGCACTATCAGTTCTATGTCTGGTACTTCCACACGCTACCATACCTGCTCTGGAGTGGAGGAGTCAAGAAGCTGGCCCATCTGCTCAG GGTGCTGATCCTGGGTTTGATTGAGCTTTCATGGAACACATATCCCTCCACCAATGGCAGCTCAGCTGCTCTCCACGTCTGCCACCTCATcattctcctctgtctgtggctGGCTCCGCCCCTGTGTTCAGCTCcggcagaaaaacaacacgtgCCCGTCAAAGACAAACGCAAGTGA
- the LOC122760434 gene encoding mitochondrial ubiquitin ligase activator of nfkb 1-A-like — LSFYVTGATTIYYSSRTCQAESSSLFIRCLCRCIAPTAVTGEPEEMNSLPVGIADIVNLGASFAITGAIYYVYRRNQSVVEKLDDAPHLTIDGRLKDILQITPGARLQYVVLEGAVQPVVKSLKSKFQKEAVGVLQKYMVKQQRLLWNGFTRSWSDNEQILLQNLNAVPFTLVGPDETAVNVLSPQQSSGDLMEIIYEKFHQANLSLSDIVGQYLSGEKIKGQLETEEMLKVGTILTGVGELILEKDGTLNLRPPTNSAPYFLSIKDFNTLRQNRENVAFWWKALAIASALATTFALFWVGRSYYNSMKVRWQRDQARREFERRLSEAPRVTAPAAATEANNELETVCVICLSQPRNCILLDCGHVCCCFTCYQALPRQNCPICRQRIRRVVPLYLV; from the exons CTTTCGTTTTACGTGACAGGAGCAACAACTATATACTATTCGAGTCGAACATGTCAAGCTGAGTCGTCTTCACTATTTATCAG ATGTTTGTGCAGGTGCATTGCTCCTACAGCAGTGACAGGAGAACCAGAGGAAATGAACAGTTTACCTGTTGGGATTGCAGACATTGTGAATCTTGGGGCCAGCTTTGCAATCACAGGCGCCATCTACTATGTGTACAGGAGGAACCAGTCTGTAGTTGAAAAACTTGAT GATGCTCCACATCTCACCATCGATGGGAGACTCAAAGACATTTTGCAAATAACTCCAGGAGCACGTCTGCAGTATGTTGTCCTCGAAG GTGCTGTGCAACCAGTAGTCAAGTCTCTGAAGAGTAAGTTTCAAAAAGAAGCTGTCGGCGTTTTGCAGAAGTACATGGTGAAACAACAGAGGTTGCTGTGGAATGGCTTCACAAGGAGTTG GTCAGACAATGAACAAATCTTACTCCAGAATCTGAATGCAGTGCCCTTCACATTAGTGGGACCAGATGAGACAGCAGTCAATGTCCTGAGTCCTCAGCAGTCCTCTGGAGACCTTATGGAGATTATCTACGAGAAGTTTCACCAGGCCAATCTCAGCTTGAGTGACATCGTAGGACAATACCTCAGCGGGGAGAAAATTAAAGGGCAActggagactgaggagatgctCAAA GTTGGTACAATCCTAACAGGCGTAGGTGAACTGATATTGGAGAAGGATGGAACCCTGAATCTTCGACCGCCCACCAACAGTGCACCATACTTCTTGAGTATCAAGGACTTCAATACCCTGCGACAAAACCGAGAGAATGTGGCTTTTTGGTGGAAGGCGCTGGCCATTGCCTCTGCTTTGGCCACGACCTTTGCCCTCTTCTGGGTCGGTCGAAGCTACTACAACAGCATGAAAGTGCGGTGGCAGCGGGACCAGGCGAGAAGGGAATTTGAGCGGCGGCTGTCTGAAGCCCCCAGAGTGACTGCGCCTGCAGCAGCTACTGAGGCCAACAATGAATTGGAGACTGTCTGCGTGATTTGCCTCTCTCAGCCACGGAACTGCATTCTGCTGGACTGTGGAcacgtctgctgctgcttcacttgcTACCAGGCTCTGCCACGACAGAATTGCCCTATATGTAGACAGCGTATCAGAAGAGTGGTGCCACTGTATCTTGTCTGA